One genomic region from Drosophila busckii strain San Diego stock center, stock number 13000-0081.31 chromosome 3R, ASM1175060v1, whole genome shotgun sequence encodes:
- the LOC108603728 gene encoding neuroligin-4, X-linked isoform X2: MCQCQLLCLMLLAVLISCAQAATQDIYKGARLGHRIVQTRYGRLHGLILPLDNIRVLRSVEVFLGVPYATPPTKQNRFSPTRAPAPWEGIRISDKYSPVCPQRLPNIQNETAALEKMPKGRLEYLKRLLPFLQNQSEDCLYLNIFSPVNAGANEKKLPVIVFIHGESFEWSSGNPYDGSVLASYGEVVVVTLNYRLGILGFLNANPSPHAHARVANYGLMDQMAALHWIQQNIQKFGGDPNLVTLAGHGTGAACINYLMTTPTMVRGLFHRAILMSGSAYSSWALVEDPVLFAIKLAREVNCSIPEDLNRNHEQIVDCLRDVPLEDLYAADIQAPNFLTSFGPSVDGVVIRPGHSNLDIDDLMTRNSKRSSADAGAQSAAGNGGGGSGSGSAFNGGSGYFAGAAATANIGGHYDVLFGVVTGESIWRFSAHDIQNGFEGDRRDKIIRTYVRNAYNYHLNEIFYTIVNEYTDWDRTSQHPINTRDTAVAALSDAQFVAPIVRTGDILAANSPPASSSSSGGGGSATPSGVNAAASTSAGSMQPSGRCYFYVFDYQTKDGDYPQRMGTVHGEDLPYIFGAPLVEGFSHFPQNYTKSETALSEAVMIYWTNFARTGNPNEHHRQDSVLPISKERNRFRSITWENYDPLHQKYIEIGMKPRIKNHFRAHQLSIWLRLIPELHRAGMEDVIARHNLFRNHDDMDLYEGPVKPDPFGLAAGGATGSTSSSSSRLLLIDEQLMKGRGLNASAYLNGILGVTTVEPNMYTTCIPIGGNYTANGGGGVFAPTTLANASTDTLASGFEAAGYAAYSTALSVTIAIGCSLLILNVLIFAGVYYQRDKTRLEVKTLQKQYQQRSMHQQVPYPPEPIKHAHYHMGHSQSANVIVDVESHGQDQAGQAAMLLQAAAAAAAAANEASKAAPPPSHICGGGGNSGMQSQQAGGSGSVMDVNKAPDNMANVTYSTSSKQQQQQQQQQREHMQIKGAQSFGRGNNAGNAPMPGTAAGGAGSVVVSGSSVSYNPGLMTLPKASQLHHAATLNYARNTAALNLAGGGTALVDSRGNVLLTSAAGSSGDCMTLPRNLNVAAAARHNPTTAP; this comes from the exons ATGTGCCAATGCCAGCTGCTGTGTCTTATGCTCTTGGCCGTGCTGATCAGCTGCGCCCAGGCAGCGACGCAGGACATCTACAAGGGCGCGCGCCTGGGGCATCGCATAGTGCAGACAAGATACGGACGCCTACATGGGCTCATACTGCCGCTGGATAACATTCGAGTGCTGCGCTCTGTGGAGGTTTTTCTTGGTGTGCCTTATGCAACGCCACCCACCAAACAAAATAG ATTTAGTCCGACGCGAGCACCAGCGCCCTGGGAGGGCATACGCATCTCTGATAAATACAGTCCGGTGTGCCCGCAGCGCTTACCCAACATACAGAATGAGACGGCAGCGCTGGAGAAGATGCCCAAAGGTCGGCTGGAGTACTTGAAGAGGTTGTTGCCATTTCTGCAGAATCAATCGGAGGATTGCTtatatctaaatatattttcccCCGTAAATG CTGGTGCCAACGAGAAGAAATTGCCAGTTATTGTATTCATACATGGTGAATCCTTTGAGTGGAGCAGTGGCAATCCCTACGACGGCAGCGTTCTGGCCAGCTACGGCGAAGTCGTGGTCGTAACGCTTAATTACCGTCTGGGCATATTGG GCTTCCTCAATGCAAATCCCAGTCCGCATGCACACGCACGTGTGGCTAATTATGGCCTAATGGATCAGATGGCGGCACTTCACTGGATACAACAGAATATACAAAAGTTTGGAGGCGATCCGAATTTGGTAACGCTGGCGGGTCATGGCACAGGTGCTGCCTGCATTAATTATCTGATGACAACGCCCACGATGGTGCGTGGTTTATTTCATCGCGCCATACTCATGTCCGGATCGGCATACTCCTCATGGGCGCTGGTCGAAGATCCAGTGCTGTTTGCCATTAAGTTGGCCCGCGAGGTTAATTGCAGCATACCCGAGGATCTAAATCGAAATCATGAGCAAATCGTCGACTGTCTAAGGGATGTGCCGTTGGAGGATTTGTATGCTGCCGATATACAGGCGCCAAATTTTTTAACATCCTTCGGACCATCG gTTGATGGCGTTGTCATACGACCCGGACATTCCAATCTCGATATCGATGATTTAATGACGCGCAACTCGAAGCGCTCGTCAGCCGATGCTGGCGCCCAGTCAGCTGCTGGCAACGGCGGCGGTGGCTCTGGCAGTGGTTCAGCATTCAACGGTGGCAGTGGCTACTTTGCTGGCGCCGCCGCAACGGCAAACATTGGCGGACACTATGACGTGCTCTTTGGCGTCGTTACGGGCGAATCGATTTGGCGCTTCAGCGCACACGATATACAGAATGGCTTCGAGGGCGATAGACGCGATAAAATAATACGCACTTATGTGCGCAACGCTTACAATTACCACCTCAATGAGATATTCTATACg ATTGTCAACGAGTACACCGACTGGGATCGCACCTCGCAGCATCCAATCAACACACGCGACACGGCCGTAGCGGCGCTATCCGATGCCCAATTTGTGGCGCCAATTGTGCGCACTGGAGATATATTGGCCGCCAATTCGCCgccagcgagcagcagcagcagcggcggcggcggctcagCGACGCCTAGCGGCGTTAATGCGGCTGCATCCACTTCAGCGGGCTCGATGCAGCCGTCGGGTCGTTGTTATTTCTATGTGTTCGATTATCAGACCAAGGATGGAGATTATCCACAGCGCATGGGTACGGTGCATGGCGAGGATTTGCCCTATATATTTGGAGCGCCGCTTGTCGAGGGCTTTAGTCACTTTCCGCAAAACTACACCAAATCGGAGACCGCATTGTCCGAGGCTGTGATGATATACTGGACGAATTTTGCGCGCACTGG CAATCCTAACGAACATCATCGCCAGGACTCGGTGCTGCCAATTTCAAAGGAGCGCAATCGTTTTCGCAGCATCACCTGGGAGAATTATGATCCATTGCATCAAAAGTATATTGAAATAG GCATGAAGCCGCGCATTAAGAATCACTTTCGAGCACATCAACTGTCGATTTGGCTGCGCCTGATACCCGAGCTACATCGTGCTGGGATGGAGGATGTTATAGCACGGCACAATCTATTTCGCAATCATGATGATATGGACTTGTACGAGGGACCCGTTAAGCCAGACCCGTTCGGTCTCGCAGCAGGCGGCGCTACGGGCTCCACCTCATCCAGTTCGTCGCGTCTGCTGCTTATCGACGAGCAATTGATGAAGGGACGCGGCCTGAACGCCTCGGCCTATTTGAATGGCATACTGGGTG TTACCACCGTGGAGCCAAACATGTATACGACCTGCATACCAATTGGCGGCAACTACACGGcgaatggcggcggcggcgtatTTGCGCCCACAACACTCGCGAACGCCTCCACAGACACGCTGGCATCCGGATTCGAGGCCGCGGGCTATGCAGCCTACTCCACCGCACTGAGCGTAACAATTGCCATCGGCTGCAGTCTGCTCATATTGAATGTGCTCATATTCGCGGGCGTGTATTATCAGCGCGACAAGACGCGGCTGGAGGTGAAGACGCTGCAGAAACAGTatcagcagcgcagcatgcATCAGCAGGTGCCGTATCCGCCGGAGCCCATCAAGCATGCCCACTATCACATGGGCCACTCGCAGAGCGCCAATGTCATTGTGGATGTTGAGAGTCATGGCCAGGATCAGGCAGGTCAGGCGGCAATGCTGTTGCaggcagccgctgctgccgcagccgccgccaatGAGGCATCCAAGGCGGCGCCACCGCCGTCGCACAtttgcggcggcggcggcaacagtgGCATGCAGTCACAGCAGGCGGGTGGCTCTGGCAGTGTCATGGATGTGAACAAAGCGCCAGATAACATGGCCAATGTCACTTATagcaccagcagcaagcagcagcagcaacaacaacaacagcagcgcgagcatatgcaaataaaaggCGCACAGTCCTTTGGACGTGGCAACAATGCCGGCAATGCGCCAATGCCAGGCACAGCAGCAGGTGGCGCTGGCTCGGTTGTTGTCTCAGGCAGCAGCGTCAGCTACAATCCCGGCCTAATGACTTTGCCCAAGGCAAGCCAACTTCATCATGCGGCCACGCTGAATTATGCGCGCAACACAGCCGCCTTGAATTTGGCGGGTGGTGGCACCGCCCTCGTCGATAGTCGTGGCAATGTACTGCTCACGagcgcagcaggcagcagtgGCGACTGCATGACCCTGCCACGCAATCTCAATGTGGCAGCTGCCGCTCGCCACAATCCAACAACAG
- the LOC108603728 gene encoding neuroligin 4-like isoform X1, which translates to MCQCQLLCLMLLAVLISCAQAATQDIYKGARLGHRIVQTRYGRLHGLILPLDNIRVLRSVEVFLGVPYATPPTKQNRFSPTRAPAPWEGIRISDKYSPVCPQRLPNIQNETAALEKMPKGRLEYLKRLLPFLQNQSEDCLYLNIFSPVNAGANEKKLPVIVFIHGESFEWSSGNPYDGSVLASYGEVVVVTLNYRLGILGFLNANPSPHAHARVANYGLMDQMAALHWIQQNIQKFGGDPNLVTLAGHGTGAACINYLMTTPTMVRGLFHRAILMSGSAYSSWALVEDPVLFAIKLAREVNCSIPEDLNRNHEQIVDCLRDVPLEDLYAADIQAPNFLTSFGPSVDGVVIRPGHSNLDIDDLMTRNSKRSSADAGAQSAAGNGGGGSGSGSAFNGGSGYFAGAAATANIGGHYDVLFGVVTGESIWRFSAHDIQNGFEGDRRDKIIRTYVRNAYNYHLNEIFYTIVNEYTDWDRTSQHPINTRDTAVAALSDAQFVAPIVRTGDILAANSPPASSSSSGGGGSATPSGVNAAASTSAGSMQPSGRCYFYVFDYQTKDGDYPQRMGTVHGEDLPYIFGAPLVEGFSHFPQNYTKSETALSEAVMIYWTNFARTGNPNEHHRQDSVLPISKERNRFRSITWENYDPLHQKYIEIGMKPRIKNHFRAHQLSIWLRLIPELHRAGMEDVIARHNLFRNHDDMDLYEGPVKPDPFGLAAGGATGSTSSSSSRLLLIDEQLMKGRGLNASAYLNGILGVTTVEPNMYTTCIPIGGNYTANGGGGVFAPTTLANASTDTLASGFEAAGYAAYSTALSVTIAIGCSLLILNVLIFAGVYYQRDKTRLEVKTLQKQYQQRSMHQQVPYPPEPIKHAHYHMGHSQSANVIVDVESHGQDQAGQAAMLLQAAAAAAAAANEASKAAPPPSHICGGGGNSGMQSQQAGGSGSVMDVNKAPDNMANVTYSTSSKQQQQQQQQQREHMQIKGAQSFGRGNNAGNAPMPGTAAGGAGSVVVSGSSVSYNPGLMTLPKASQLHHAATLNYARNTAALNLAGGGTALVDSRGNVLLTSAAGSSGDCMTLPRNLNVAAAARHNPTTELQQYQQHQQQQQQQQQQQNSKHQANGAVLTGMQSHHIRGPRPPLRTASSTTSATNSSNSSMPGGGNMLLDQTPSGGSSSSGVSSAPSSSKGHTHAAHAHGHITHAHGESLSMSSTAVQHQQQQQQQQQQQVPQAAIDEMRV; encoded by the exons ATGTGCCAATGCCAGCTGCTGTGTCTTATGCTCTTGGCCGTGCTGATCAGCTGCGCCCAGGCAGCGACGCAGGACATCTACAAGGGCGCGCGCCTGGGGCATCGCATAGTGCAGACAAGATACGGACGCCTACATGGGCTCATACTGCCGCTGGATAACATTCGAGTGCTGCGCTCTGTGGAGGTTTTTCTTGGTGTGCCTTATGCAACGCCACCCACCAAACAAAATAG ATTTAGTCCGACGCGAGCACCAGCGCCCTGGGAGGGCATACGCATCTCTGATAAATACAGTCCGGTGTGCCCGCAGCGCTTACCCAACATACAGAATGAGACGGCAGCGCTGGAGAAGATGCCCAAAGGTCGGCTGGAGTACTTGAAGAGGTTGTTGCCATTTCTGCAGAATCAATCGGAGGATTGCTtatatctaaatatattttcccCCGTAAATG CTGGTGCCAACGAGAAGAAATTGCCAGTTATTGTATTCATACATGGTGAATCCTTTGAGTGGAGCAGTGGCAATCCCTACGACGGCAGCGTTCTGGCCAGCTACGGCGAAGTCGTGGTCGTAACGCTTAATTACCGTCTGGGCATATTGG GCTTCCTCAATGCAAATCCCAGTCCGCATGCACACGCACGTGTGGCTAATTATGGCCTAATGGATCAGATGGCGGCACTTCACTGGATACAACAGAATATACAAAAGTTTGGAGGCGATCCGAATTTGGTAACGCTGGCGGGTCATGGCACAGGTGCTGCCTGCATTAATTATCTGATGACAACGCCCACGATGGTGCGTGGTTTATTTCATCGCGCCATACTCATGTCCGGATCGGCATACTCCTCATGGGCGCTGGTCGAAGATCCAGTGCTGTTTGCCATTAAGTTGGCCCGCGAGGTTAATTGCAGCATACCCGAGGATCTAAATCGAAATCATGAGCAAATCGTCGACTGTCTAAGGGATGTGCCGTTGGAGGATTTGTATGCTGCCGATATACAGGCGCCAAATTTTTTAACATCCTTCGGACCATCG gTTGATGGCGTTGTCATACGACCCGGACATTCCAATCTCGATATCGATGATTTAATGACGCGCAACTCGAAGCGCTCGTCAGCCGATGCTGGCGCCCAGTCAGCTGCTGGCAACGGCGGCGGTGGCTCTGGCAGTGGTTCAGCATTCAACGGTGGCAGTGGCTACTTTGCTGGCGCCGCCGCAACGGCAAACATTGGCGGACACTATGACGTGCTCTTTGGCGTCGTTACGGGCGAATCGATTTGGCGCTTCAGCGCACACGATATACAGAATGGCTTCGAGGGCGATAGACGCGATAAAATAATACGCACTTATGTGCGCAACGCTTACAATTACCACCTCAATGAGATATTCTATACg ATTGTCAACGAGTACACCGACTGGGATCGCACCTCGCAGCATCCAATCAACACACGCGACACGGCCGTAGCGGCGCTATCCGATGCCCAATTTGTGGCGCCAATTGTGCGCACTGGAGATATATTGGCCGCCAATTCGCCgccagcgagcagcagcagcagcggcggcggcggctcagCGACGCCTAGCGGCGTTAATGCGGCTGCATCCACTTCAGCGGGCTCGATGCAGCCGTCGGGTCGTTGTTATTTCTATGTGTTCGATTATCAGACCAAGGATGGAGATTATCCACAGCGCATGGGTACGGTGCATGGCGAGGATTTGCCCTATATATTTGGAGCGCCGCTTGTCGAGGGCTTTAGTCACTTTCCGCAAAACTACACCAAATCGGAGACCGCATTGTCCGAGGCTGTGATGATATACTGGACGAATTTTGCGCGCACTGG CAATCCTAACGAACATCATCGCCAGGACTCGGTGCTGCCAATTTCAAAGGAGCGCAATCGTTTTCGCAGCATCACCTGGGAGAATTATGATCCATTGCATCAAAAGTATATTGAAATAG GCATGAAGCCGCGCATTAAGAATCACTTTCGAGCACATCAACTGTCGATTTGGCTGCGCCTGATACCCGAGCTACATCGTGCTGGGATGGAGGATGTTATAGCACGGCACAATCTATTTCGCAATCATGATGATATGGACTTGTACGAGGGACCCGTTAAGCCAGACCCGTTCGGTCTCGCAGCAGGCGGCGCTACGGGCTCCACCTCATCCAGTTCGTCGCGTCTGCTGCTTATCGACGAGCAATTGATGAAGGGACGCGGCCTGAACGCCTCGGCCTATTTGAATGGCATACTGGGTG TTACCACCGTGGAGCCAAACATGTATACGACCTGCATACCAATTGGCGGCAACTACACGGcgaatggcggcggcggcgtatTTGCGCCCACAACACTCGCGAACGCCTCCACAGACACGCTGGCATCCGGATTCGAGGCCGCGGGCTATGCAGCCTACTCCACCGCACTGAGCGTAACAATTGCCATCGGCTGCAGTCTGCTCATATTGAATGTGCTCATATTCGCGGGCGTGTATTATCAGCGCGACAAGACGCGGCTGGAGGTGAAGACGCTGCAGAAACAGTatcagcagcgcagcatgcATCAGCAGGTGCCGTATCCGCCGGAGCCCATCAAGCATGCCCACTATCACATGGGCCACTCGCAGAGCGCCAATGTCATTGTGGATGTTGAGAGTCATGGCCAGGATCAGGCAGGTCAGGCGGCAATGCTGTTGCaggcagccgctgctgccgcagccgccgccaatGAGGCATCCAAGGCGGCGCCACCGCCGTCGCACAtttgcggcggcggcggcaacagtgGCATGCAGTCACAGCAGGCGGGTGGCTCTGGCAGTGTCATGGATGTGAACAAAGCGCCAGATAACATGGCCAATGTCACTTATagcaccagcagcaagcagcagcagcaacaacaacaacagcagcgcgagcatatgcaaataaaaggCGCACAGTCCTTTGGACGTGGCAACAATGCCGGCAATGCGCCAATGCCAGGCACAGCAGCAGGTGGCGCTGGCTCGGTTGTTGTCTCAGGCAGCAGCGTCAGCTACAATCCCGGCCTAATGACTTTGCCCAAGGCAAGCCAACTTCATCATGCGGCCACGCTGAATTATGCGCGCAACACAGCCGCCTTGAATTTGGCGGGTGGTGGCACCGCCCTCGTCGATAGTCGTGGCAATGTACTGCTCACGagcgcagcaggcagcagtgGCGACTGCATGACCCTGCCACGCAATCTCAATGTGGCAGCTGCCGCTCGCCACAATCCAACAACAG AGCTACAACAATatcaacagcatcagcagcagcagcagcagcaacaacagcaacagaataGCAAACATCAAGCCAATGGCGCTGTTTTGACTGGCATGCAGTCTCATCATATACGCGGACCACGCCCACCGCTGCGCACAGCCTCGTCGACAACATCAGCgacgaacagcagcaacagctccaTGCCCGGCGGCGGCAACATGCTGCTGGATCAGACACCATcgggcggcagcagcagcagcggtgtCAGCAGCGCCCCCAGCTCATCCAAGGGCCATACACATGCTGCCCATGCCCATGGCCATATAACGCACGCTCATGGCGAAAGCCTAAGCATGAGCTCAACTGCagtgcaacatcaacagcagcagcagcagcagcaacaacagcaagtgccACAGGCGGCCATTGATGAGATGCGTGTCTGA
- the LOC108603728 gene encoding neuroligin 4-like isoform X3, whose translation MPCAVLIRKAGANEKKLPVIVFIHGESFEWSSGNPYDGSVLASYGEVVVVTLNYRLGILGFLNANPSPHAHARVANYGLMDQMAALHWIQQNIQKFGGDPNLVTLAGHGTGAACINYLMTTPTMVRGLFHRAILMSGSAYSSWALVEDPVLFAIKLAREVNCSIPEDLNRNHEQIVDCLRDVPLEDLYAADIQAPNFLTSFGPSVDGVVIRPGHSNLDIDDLMTRNSKRSSADAGAQSAAGNGGGGSGSGSAFNGGSGYFAGAAATANIGGHYDVLFGVVTGESIWRFSAHDIQNGFEGDRRDKIIRTYVRNAYNYHLNEIFYTIVNEYTDWDRTSQHPINTRDTAVAALSDAQFVAPIVRTGDILAANSPPASSSSSGGGGSATPSGVNAAASTSAGSMQPSGRCYFYVFDYQTKDGDYPQRMGTVHGEDLPYIFGAPLVEGFSHFPQNYTKSETALSEAVMIYWTNFARTGNPNEHHRQDSVLPISKERNRFRSITWENYDPLHQKYIEIGMKPRIKNHFRAHQLSIWLRLIPELHRAGMEDVIARHNLFRNHDDMDLYEGPVKPDPFGLAAGGATGSTSSSSSRLLLIDEQLMKGRGLNASAYLNGILGVTTVEPNMYTTCIPIGGNYTANGGGGVFAPTTLANASTDTLASGFEAAGYAAYSTALSVTIAIGCSLLILNVLIFAGVYYQRDKTRLEVKTLQKQYQQRSMHQQVPYPPEPIKHAHYHMGHSQSANVIVDVESHGQDQAGQAAMLLQAAAAAAAAANEASKAAPPPSHICGGGGNSGMQSQQAGGSGSVMDVNKAPDNMANVTYSTSSKQQQQQQQQQREHMQIKGAQSFGRGNNAGNAPMPGTAAGGAGSVVVSGSSVSYNPGLMTLPKASQLHHAATLNYARNTAALNLAGGGTALVDSRGNVLLTSAAGSSGDCMTLPRNLNVAAAARHNPTTELQQYQQHQQQQQQQQQQQNSKHQANGAVLTGMQSHHIRGPRPPLRTASSTTSATNSSNSSMPGGGNMLLDQTPSGGSSSSGVSSAPSSSKGHTHAAHAHGHITHAHGESLSMSSTAVQHQQQQQQQQQQQVPQAAIDEMRV comes from the exons ATGCCATGTGCAGTGTTAATCCGCAAAG CTGGTGCCAACGAGAAGAAATTGCCAGTTATTGTATTCATACATGGTGAATCCTTTGAGTGGAGCAGTGGCAATCCCTACGACGGCAGCGTTCTGGCCAGCTACGGCGAAGTCGTGGTCGTAACGCTTAATTACCGTCTGGGCATATTGG GCTTCCTCAATGCAAATCCCAGTCCGCATGCACACGCACGTGTGGCTAATTATGGCCTAATGGATCAGATGGCGGCACTTCACTGGATACAACAGAATATACAAAAGTTTGGAGGCGATCCGAATTTGGTAACGCTGGCGGGTCATGGCACAGGTGCTGCCTGCATTAATTATCTGATGACAACGCCCACGATGGTGCGTGGTTTATTTCATCGCGCCATACTCATGTCCGGATCGGCATACTCCTCATGGGCGCTGGTCGAAGATCCAGTGCTGTTTGCCATTAAGTTGGCCCGCGAGGTTAATTGCAGCATACCCGAGGATCTAAATCGAAATCATGAGCAAATCGTCGACTGTCTAAGGGATGTGCCGTTGGAGGATTTGTATGCTGCCGATATACAGGCGCCAAATTTTTTAACATCCTTCGGACCATCG gTTGATGGCGTTGTCATACGACCCGGACATTCCAATCTCGATATCGATGATTTAATGACGCGCAACTCGAAGCGCTCGTCAGCCGATGCTGGCGCCCAGTCAGCTGCTGGCAACGGCGGCGGTGGCTCTGGCAGTGGTTCAGCATTCAACGGTGGCAGTGGCTACTTTGCTGGCGCCGCCGCAACGGCAAACATTGGCGGACACTATGACGTGCTCTTTGGCGTCGTTACGGGCGAATCGATTTGGCGCTTCAGCGCACACGATATACAGAATGGCTTCGAGGGCGATAGACGCGATAAAATAATACGCACTTATGTGCGCAACGCTTACAATTACCACCTCAATGAGATATTCTATACg ATTGTCAACGAGTACACCGACTGGGATCGCACCTCGCAGCATCCAATCAACACACGCGACACGGCCGTAGCGGCGCTATCCGATGCCCAATTTGTGGCGCCAATTGTGCGCACTGGAGATATATTGGCCGCCAATTCGCCgccagcgagcagcagcagcagcggcggcggcggctcagCGACGCCTAGCGGCGTTAATGCGGCTGCATCCACTTCAGCGGGCTCGATGCAGCCGTCGGGTCGTTGTTATTTCTATGTGTTCGATTATCAGACCAAGGATGGAGATTATCCACAGCGCATGGGTACGGTGCATGGCGAGGATTTGCCCTATATATTTGGAGCGCCGCTTGTCGAGGGCTTTAGTCACTTTCCGCAAAACTACACCAAATCGGAGACCGCATTGTCCGAGGCTGTGATGATATACTGGACGAATTTTGCGCGCACTGG CAATCCTAACGAACATCATCGCCAGGACTCGGTGCTGCCAATTTCAAAGGAGCGCAATCGTTTTCGCAGCATCACCTGGGAGAATTATGATCCATTGCATCAAAAGTATATTGAAATAG GCATGAAGCCGCGCATTAAGAATCACTTTCGAGCACATCAACTGTCGATTTGGCTGCGCCTGATACCCGAGCTACATCGTGCTGGGATGGAGGATGTTATAGCACGGCACAATCTATTTCGCAATCATGATGATATGGACTTGTACGAGGGACCCGTTAAGCCAGACCCGTTCGGTCTCGCAGCAGGCGGCGCTACGGGCTCCACCTCATCCAGTTCGTCGCGTCTGCTGCTTATCGACGAGCAATTGATGAAGGGACGCGGCCTGAACGCCTCGGCCTATTTGAATGGCATACTGGGTG TTACCACCGTGGAGCCAAACATGTATACGACCTGCATACCAATTGGCGGCAACTACACGGcgaatggcggcggcggcgtatTTGCGCCCACAACACTCGCGAACGCCTCCACAGACACGCTGGCATCCGGATTCGAGGCCGCGGGCTATGCAGCCTACTCCACCGCACTGAGCGTAACAATTGCCATCGGCTGCAGTCTGCTCATATTGAATGTGCTCATATTCGCGGGCGTGTATTATCAGCGCGACAAGACGCGGCTGGAGGTGAAGACGCTGCAGAAACAGTatcagcagcgcagcatgcATCAGCAGGTGCCGTATCCGCCGGAGCCCATCAAGCATGCCCACTATCACATGGGCCACTCGCAGAGCGCCAATGTCATTGTGGATGTTGAGAGTCATGGCCAGGATCAGGCAGGTCAGGCGGCAATGCTGTTGCaggcagccgctgctgccgcagccgccgccaatGAGGCATCCAAGGCGGCGCCACCGCCGTCGCACAtttgcggcggcggcggcaacagtgGCATGCAGTCACAGCAGGCGGGTGGCTCTGGCAGTGTCATGGATGTGAACAAAGCGCCAGATAACATGGCCAATGTCACTTATagcaccagcagcaagcagcagcagcaacaacaacaacagcagcgcgagcatatgcaaataaaaggCGCACAGTCCTTTGGACGTGGCAACAATGCCGGCAATGCGCCAATGCCAGGCACAGCAGCAGGTGGCGCTGGCTCGGTTGTTGTCTCAGGCAGCAGCGTCAGCTACAATCCCGGCCTAATGACTTTGCCCAAGGCAAGCCAACTTCATCATGCGGCCACGCTGAATTATGCGCGCAACACAGCCGCCTTGAATTTGGCGGGTGGTGGCACCGCCCTCGTCGATAGTCGTGGCAATGTACTGCTCACGagcgcagcaggcagcagtgGCGACTGCATGACCCTGCCACGCAATCTCAATGTGGCAGCTGCCGCTCGCCACAATCCAACAACAG AGCTACAACAATatcaacagcatcagcagcagcagcagcagcaacaacagcaacagaataGCAAACATCAAGCCAATGGCGCTGTTTTGACTGGCATGCAGTCTCATCATATACGCGGACCACGCCCACCGCTGCGCACAGCCTCGTCGACAACATCAGCgacgaacagcagcaacagctccaTGCCCGGCGGCGGCAACATGCTGCTGGATCAGACACCATcgggcggcagcagcagcagcggtgtCAGCAGCGCCCCCAGCTCATCCAAGGGCCATACACATGCTGCCCATGCCCATGGCCATATAACGCACGCTCATGGCGAAAGCCTAAGCATGAGCTCAACTGCagtgcaacatcaacagcagcagcagcagcagcaacaacagcaagtgccACAGGCGGCCATTGATGAGATGCGTGTCTGA